DNA sequence from the Penicillium psychrofluorescens genome assembly, chromosome: 3 genome:
GTTCCGCACCAGAGTCGTGTGATACAATCGCCTCCCCGATGTGAACATGCCTCCTCGCCTCCGATACTAGAACTCCATCCACTCCACAACCTTGCAGTTCTACCAGAGGCCGAATTAATTCACGCAAACTGGGCGAGATAGGAAGGAGATAGGAACCTATAAACCAGTGCGGATGGATGAATAAATTTGACTATCAAACATCGCCGATCGACATGCATGCTAACACAACTAAATGTTGTACCTGCCCATTCAATCTTTGAGTGACTCAACGCGTTTTTCTTAATCTATTTCCTAATCTACTAAGATTCCAAGAGCTAACTGTATTGTATCTATAAAGAATGGTGACAAGAATGGGACTCTCACCGCTTATATCCGTACTAATTGTTTATTAGTTATTTAGTCCTTAAACTGTTTGGGCATCCCTAGATTTATTTAATCGGAGATTTGTTTCATGCGTGATTTGCACTTCCATAACGGGACGTCGTACGGCCTAAATTTGACACTAGATACTACACGGCCAGCTACTCCAAAATAGCTCCCGGATATATAGGATGTGTTTCTAGGCGGATCGGCAAGAATCCGTCTTGCCTAGTATGCTATTATTAAAAAACAAATGTTTGTTAGCCGCAAAAATGTCATATAACTAAATAAATTAGGATGTTTTAGCGAGTTTTATGCTAGTGCGGATGTTAACACCACATCTAGGAAGTCTTGGGACGTCCGCGAACGTCCGCACTGCGGATGCGGATGTTGAAGCAGGATTCGCAAATCCTTAAGTACAGATGTGCCACAGTCTATTTGGGATTGTGCTCGTTACACATACCCCTATGGGGTAGGAATATCAATGAACTTAAACCTCTCTAATTTTGATTATTGTCTAATTACAAATACCTACTGGGACGTGGGTCGACGCTCCTATACTTAAGGAGCCCATAATCTACTGGTCGTCCCACTTACCGCATTGGTTAGGGCTGACTGGGCTTTTCGAGATGCAGCTGCGATCTCTCCACTAGTCTTTACAGTACGCAAGTGTCGCCATCCGATCTCACGCCGCAATACGACCCAACTATTGCCGAACTATTCCTAGATGAAGGAGATATGGCATGCGCGGCGACATGCTACTAAGGCTGCTCAAATTGCGGAATAAGAAAAACACCATCTGCTGACGCTCTCCATGTTACAGAGGGTTCTACCGTCGGAATAGTGCCGAGTTCATCATGCATGATATTCAAGAACCCGCCGCTCAATCCGTAGTCGGTGATGCTGATGTCGAAGCTAGACAGCCCAAAGGGCAGTAGGAGATCTACTGGATCTATAGTAAAATGGGTGAGATATCGCGATCATTGTCAAACCATAGTATCATATTACATAGTGAAGATAAATCTGGGACCTGAGATCGACAATCGTCCTCTAGGGCCGCGATACTACTAAAGGAACGAACCTGTTAAGCACTTTGGTTCGGCACAATAAAACCGTGCGGATCGAGGATTGTTACTTTACGTGCTGTTCGTAGCCCCGGGAGGCTGTGTTACTGGCTACTTTAATCATAAATGACCTACGAATTCTTTCGGGAAGAAGGCTAATAGAGGACTCATTAGACTATAGGAGTACATTTCTGCAGATTTAGATAGCCTGGCTATCTCCCTACACCAGGGAAAAACTCATAGATTATAAttctatccatccatcactTTTTCTTACTTTTGAACGTACTATTCTCTAATCCCACTTGTTCCTTCTTGGCTCGTCTTCTGCATGGCTGGTGTCTTTGCTAGATGTGTCTTCGGATTCAGTTACCAAGCTATCTGTCTTCTTTGAGCACTTCCTATATAGAGTCTCAAGTCTGGGATTGCAACCCTTCCCGGTCAACATGTATCGCGGTCTATTACCGCAGTCCTAGCTTCCGAGACCTTGACCGCCACGACTTCGACGATGACATCGACGAGCACGCCAGAAAGGGCACAACTCTGTGACCCACGCAGACGAACAAGGACAGTCAGAATCACTTCCAGATGGATTACTGGCTCATGACCCTATAAGTAAGCCTTAGACCTACGCCGTTCGCTAAGGTCCAGAGGACAGTTATAAACACGGTTGGTAAGCTAACCCTCGTGCCAGGTCGGCTGATTACCCCGCGAACATGATGAATGGCGAGGATATTCCGTTCACGGTGGATTTCATGTAGTACCTTGCCTTCTTACCTGGTAACATTGGCGGTTTCGCTTGATGTCGGATGCAAGTAGTAATGAGTTGTTTTGGATACCGCCAAATTAAGGGTTGGTTGCACATCTACTTTATGCGCAACTCATGTTCCCTCCCTGCAACATGTAGTGTGCTAGTATCTCTCCATTGACCTGGTTCGGAACTAAATGTCAAAAATGCTGTACCACTAGACCAAAAAGCAATATAGGCACTTGACTAGCTGACACCAAAACTCTCATATGAAGACCACGCGACAGGTCTCCGTAGCACTTTTGTTTCTCTATGCATGCATGTTGTCTCCTCTTTTCAACAACCTGGTCTCCCCCGAGTCTAGTGCCGATTCAACCTTGCCTCCTCTAATAGATTACACCCCAAAGCGGTGAAACACTGCCACTTAGTCACAACTGGAGTCAGTCACCTGACACTCGTCTACAAACATTGGATCGTGCCCCTGCGGGAAATAACCGATGCAGCACAACCCGCTAGGATCAGCTGATGCGCCCTCATAATCAGACGCACAGCTGCCCAGTTCTTCTGGACTTCAATTTCGGCCTTCACATAAGACAGTGCCTCCCTCCTCGCTTTCTGCTTCATATGAGCGAACGGAAACCCAATGGCTGCGGCAATGTCCACATATCTTGCGTATCAGCACGACGCAGACCTGCTACGACTACAGACGATTGTACAGTCTATCCAACCATTCTCAACGCTAGAAAGCGAAAACCGTGACCTGTTTAAAACGGCCAGCGATGACGACTTTGTTGTCGTCACAAAAGATACCATTTTTCACCCTCAAGGGGGTGGGCAGCCGTCCGACGAAGGTACAATGACTGCTATTAAAACCGAATGCTATGTTCCAGCTATGGAAAGTGTCCCGGATATTGAGGTTCGTGCCGCGCGAATGGATGCTATGAATGAAGGGCGAGTCCTGCATTTAGTTCGCTTTATCAACAATACCGAATGCAATAATATCCACCCTGGCGATTGCGTCGAACAAATGGTCAATGCTGAGAAAAGGCTTCTTTATTCCCGACTCCACACAGCTGGCCACGTATTGGGCTCAGCCGTGAGACACTTGTTAGAAGACAAAATCGCCGACTTTGACGAACTGAAGGCTTCACACTTCCCAGAAAGTTCTTCGTGTGAGTTCCGCGGCAGTATTGAAGGGAAATGGAAGAATGATATTCAGAATAAAGTCAACGGCTTTATTGAGAGTGCCATGCCAGTGGAAATCGACTTCTGGAGTGAAGATGATTTCCGCCGCGAAGGTGTCTCGCATCTGATTCCAAATCGCCAGTTGTTGCTCCCAGGGCAAGACCGCTTTCGAGTGGTGCGGATCGTTGGTGCGGAGGTTTATCCCTGTGGGGGAACTCACGTTAAAAGTACCGATTTATGTGGAGAAACGACTGTAAGGAAGATTTCTAGAAGCAAGGGTACCAGCAGGGTCAGCTATTCAGTATCATAATTGCTGCCAGCTGGATGATATGATTATTTGTTCTGTTAGTTCATTCCTAGTGGAGCGCGAAGCACTTATCGCGTGGCTCCGCGCATTAGAAGAGCCTCGATATCTGCTTCCACGGCTATCCTATGAACGTAAGTCACAATGCAGCTTCTCAGGGTGTGAAGCAGTATTCTGTCCTGCAGAAGACGGAACGCAAGTGCTGCGATCCCGTTCCTTTCATGTATGCAGGTAAAAGCCCCGGTTTTTATGATTTTTGCCTTCATTCGCATCCTTACAATTGTTACGCACTGCCATTTTCAGATTACCGAGAATAGCTTGAGCGAGTTCTTGAGAGCTTGATTACTGACGTTCTTGGAATATGATAATGTGTATCAGATTGTCTAAAAGAGGAAGTAGTGAAGCTATCTCGACTATCTAGACAGCTCTGACGAGGGAGTGTCGTCATGTTAGTCATGCTATCTCAACACGAGTGAGCTTGGATTTCATGAAGTCTTGGTTTTTGGTATGCAGCGAGTGTGGTAGAGCTAGGAcgataaaaaaaaagggggcAAATGTTGGCCAATCTGATGTGAAACAAAGGGccattttcatcattgtTCGCGTAGAATATAATAATGCGTAGCAGGCTAAGATACTACTATTTAAATGGCATTTTCATTTCATTAACTCATTATTGCCATGGATATCATTTGCTAAGTTGGGTTGATAGTATGTGCTCTAATATTACACCGACAAATGGGACCTCGGACTCGAGCTGGGGCTCGTCTTACCCAAACTGACTAGAGAAGTCGGTGAAGGTGAGTTTTCCTCAAAATTTTCCCGGAAACCTTCACTGATACTTTAAGAGGGCAGTGATCTGCAATTTTGTCTTGACCGGAGCACCGATCGACCTGCCATAAGGTGGCGACGTAGCAGTGGACAGCCGTCTGACAGGGACGAACGGGTCAAGGGATCATCATTAACTTGCTAGCTTGAGTTTGGATGCTGCATCCAAACTTTGAGCAACAACAATTGGAAATGATATTCCACAAAAACCTGATAGGAGGGCATCCTGATTAAGGAATTACGAGGCACAGAATCAGGGGAGGGGGTAATGTGGATACGCCAATAGAGACCCGAGATGTGGGCTGCGAGGTAGGGACGTATGAGGAGCTGCGATTTTCCCGCTAAGGCTTTTGGGGTCTGAACTAGTTACCCCATAGTGCCTGATTATCATCACTAGTTTAAAGCATAGCCGAAATTGTTAACGGTGTCAACGGGCACTAGGCTCGCTACTAGACCAATCTGAGAGGTCCCTCGTGCGGATTTGCGGGTCTGGGCCGTGTTTAGTTCACATTTCCTTGGCCAGCTGGAGTCAGCTTTGCAGATCGACACTTTGCCTCATACTCGGAGATTGTAAGTTCAAGGGCCAAGGCGCTATGATGATTTTTTGATATGCTATGCCAGGGGCAAGTCGATTTGACGCTCTAATCTTTACGAATGCTTCACTGTCTTTTCCCTCCTTTCCCTCAACTACTTCAGTTGCTTCATTCTTTTTTGCTGGCTGTGGGTAGCAGTCGTTGATTCTCATCAACAGTCACTCGTTTTCGCTGATACCGGCGTCCACTCATTTGATTTGCTTTATCAGAGTTGCTCTATATTGTTTTTCGGTATTCCGGACACAATCTCCAGTTATTTCAGCACCATGAAACAATCTATTCTTGCGTCTGCTCTCGCCCTTGTGGTGTCATGCGCAGTAAGAGAAGGCCCCTCCTTTCTGCTTTCCAAGCATACACTAATAACCAGTTCTGTTTTTATATAGGCAGTTCCATCTGCAGACAATTTGATCAGTGTTCCTGCTGGACTATGCGCAGGTATACTTGGAGAGGTTCAGTGCAAAACGGAGGGCATCTCCAATGGCTTGATCAATGTGCCCATAAATGCGTGCGTCGCTGCCATTGGGGAGGCCAGATGCAACCAGGCCACTTCATCTAGCGGCAGCTCCTTGATCAATGTGCCGATCAACATCTGTCTGGCTGTTCTCGGAGAATCGGAGTGTTATCAAAAGTCTCAGACTACTGGTGGACTTGTTGACATCCCTATCAATCTGTGCCTAGCAGTTTTGGGCGAGGCTCAATGCCAGTATGGATCTGGTGAACAGTCTTCCACTTCCTGCATCATGTCTacttctcctgcagcatccACTACTGCAGCATCCACTACTGCAGCATCCACTACTGCAGTTTCAAGCCCAACTGGGACTGAGACTTCTTCTACCTGGCCTGCGGGATCTCATTCCAGTTCCATTGTTACCCCtgtctccagctcgtcgagatcTTCTGGCCCTACAAGCACTCCCCTGACGGGTCCATCCTCTTCTAGGGCTAAGACAACCGTTACTTCCACAATCACACAAACCACAGTTGTTTGTCCTTGTGCAGGAACACCCACTGCGTCTCAATCCTCTACTATCCCTGGGGCTTCTTCGAGCGGAAGTTGGAACACACCTACCACAAGTCCTATTCCCTACAGTGGAGCAACCAGCAGCTCTACTGTCTCTGTTCTCACGGTTGTTCTTGGAACTCTCTATGCTGCGGTTTTGCACATCTAAATTGCAATGCTAAGACTTCTTGGATGCTTCTAAGAGCAGAACCTGCTGGCAAATTTCCTCCGGGAAATAGCATCATTTCCATTTCTCAACTGCACCGGATTTTCAAGAACCGCTGTTCATACCGGAGATCTTTATCCATGCTAGTTTTaattttcttcttggctGACCCAACTCTGGCTTGACAAGTATGATACTGTGATATACTTCTCTTCAGTTTGGCTTAAATGTTTTCTTCTATTGACGATATTCATGTATAAATGAGTCATACATGTAGTTGCGAACTCCATACGCTAATGTATTAG
Encoded proteins:
- a CDS encoding uncharacterized protein (ID:PFLUO_004168-T1.cds;~source:funannotate) yields the protein MAAAMSTYLAYQHDADLLRLQTIVQSIQPFSTLESENRDLFKTASDDDFVVVTKDTIFHPQGGGQPSDEGTMTAIKTECYVPAMESVPDIEVRAARMDAMNEGRVLHLVRFINNTECNNIHPGDCVEQMVNAEKRLLYSRLHTAGHVLGSAVRHLLEDKIADFDELKASHFPESSSCEFRGSIEGKWKNDIQNKVNGFIESAMPVEIDFWSEDDFRREGVSHLIPNRQLLLPGQDRFRVVRIVGAEVYPCGGTHVKSTDLCGETTVRKISRSKGTSRVSYSVS